Proteins encoded within one genomic window of Dyadobacter chenhuakuii:
- a CDS encoding SulP family inorganic anion transporter produces the protein MKSFFNLFDFKQKVNYKNEILAGLTVAMTMMPESLSFAILAGFSPLVGLYAAFIMGLVTSIFGGRPGLISGGAGATVIVLIALMQSHGVEYVFAAVALAGVFQILVGIFKFGKFVRLVPQPVMYGFVNGLAVVIFMSQLEQFKTVVNGETTWLAGAPLLVMAGLVALTIGIIIIFPKLTKAVPPSLVAIIIVSLVVLGLGIETKTVRDIASVSGGFPPFHIPDIPLNFSTLQIIFPYALVMGAVGLTEGLLTLNLVDEITGTRGDGNRECIAQGSANILNGFFTGMGGCPMIAQTLVNLSAGARARLSGIIASLTILMIILFGAPVIELVPMAALTGVMFMVAIGTFEWVSFRIINKMPKQDVFVGILVAAITIYLHNLALAVLIGVIISALVFAWESAKRIRAQKMIDENGVKHYKIYGPLFFGSVTAFSEKFDIASDPEKVIIDFSESRVADMSGIEALNKITEKYQKAGKKVHLTHLSPDCRRLLANAQDVIEVNIVDDPNYHVAL, from the coding sequence ATGAAAAGCTTCTTTAATCTGTTCGATTTCAAGCAGAAAGTAAATTATAAAAATGAAATATTAGCCGGACTGACCGTCGCAATGACGATGATGCCGGAATCGCTCTCTTTTGCTATTCTGGCTGGTTTTTCACCTTTGGTCGGGCTTTATGCAGCATTCATTATGGGCTTGGTCACGTCCATTTTCGGCGGGCGGCCGGGCTTGATTTCGGGCGGAGCGGGAGCCACGGTGATTGTATTGATCGCGCTTATGCAATCGCACGGGGTGGAATATGTGTTTGCAGCGGTGGCGTTGGCCGGGGTTTTTCAAATACTGGTCGGCATATTCAAGTTCGGGAAGTTTGTGCGTTTGGTGCCGCAGCCAGTCATGTATGGCTTTGTGAATGGTTTGGCAGTGGTCATTTTTATGTCGCAGCTGGAACAGTTCAAAACGGTTGTAAATGGTGAAACTACCTGGTTAGCAGGTGCGCCGTTACTGGTTATGGCTGGTTTGGTGGCGCTTACGATCGGCATTATTATCATTTTTCCAAAACTTACGAAGGCAGTTCCGCCTTCACTGGTTGCAATCATTATCGTATCCCTCGTTGTCCTGGGATTGGGAATTGAAACCAAAACAGTGCGCGACATTGCGTCCGTAAGCGGCGGGTTTCCTCCTTTTCACATTCCGGACATCCCGCTCAATTTCTCCACATTACAGATTATTTTTCCATATGCCCTGGTTATGGGTGCGGTGGGGCTTACCGAAGGACTTCTTACATTGAATCTGGTGGACGAAATAACCGGGACGCGGGGTGATGGAAACAGGGAATGCATTGCACAGGGGAGTGCAAATATTTTAAATGGTTTTTTCACCGGAATGGGTGGATGCCCCATGATCGCGCAAACGCTGGTCAACCTTTCGGCAGGCGCAAGGGCCAGATTATCAGGTATTATCGCTTCACTGACCATTCTCATGATCATTCTTTTCGGTGCGCCTGTCATTGAACTCGTTCCCATGGCCGCACTTACAGGTGTCATGTTCATGGTCGCGATCGGGACTTTCGAGTGGGTGAGTTTCAGGATTATTAATAAAATGCCCAAGCAGGATGTGTTTGTAGGGATACTGGTTGCGGCGATCACGATTTACCTGCATAATCTCGCCCTGGCTGTCCTTATTGGCGTCATTATTTCGGCATTGGTATTCGCCTGGGAGAGTGCCAAACGGATCCGCGCGCAAAAAATGATTGATGAAAACGGCGTCAAACATTATAAAATCTACGGCCCGCTGTTTTTCGGATCGGTAACTGCATTTTCCGAGAAGTTCGACATTGCTAGTGATCCGGAAAAAGTAATTATTGATTTCTCTGAAAGCCGGGTTGCAGATATGTCTGGCATTGAAGCGCTTAATAAGATCACTGAAAAGTATCAGAAAGCAGGCAAAAAAGTCCACCTGACACATTTGAGCCCCGATTGTCGCAGGTTATTGGCCAATGCACAGGATGTAATCGAAGTAAATATCGTCGACGACCCTAACTACCACGTAGCGCTCTGA